The Chitinophaga pinensis DSM 2588 region GTTTTGTTATTAAGTGCGTTGACCGGACTAGTGGTGTGATAGGCTTCTATCGGTTTACTTTCGGGTGATACTGTAAAGCTGTGTGGCGAGAATAGTGATGTAGCAATCGCATATGCGATAATTGGCATTTTGAGGGGCATGGCAAGAGGATTTTTAATGAAGATACAGCTATCCACTGCGGTCGCCTTGCTATTGAGAAGGTCTATAAACAGGCGAAGGGTAGTCCGGAGGACGGCTAAGTGATACTACATACATGCTTTATAACTGCTGGATAGGTGGACTTGATCAGGGGTAGTTCCACTGGCTGTTTTTTATGGAATTGGCGATAAATAGTGAGAGGCTGAAGTATCAGGTCAATAGCAGGGCTACGATAGCCGGAGGCTAGAGCAGTGAGTATTTAATGGTATTACTGGTATTGAATGGATGGGTATGGGCTTCAAAATACATTACGCACAAGTTGGGAGAGAATATCTGGTGGTTGATTGTCCTGGCCGAAAGGTCGGGGATTGATGTGAAAATGGCGATTGAGCATTTTCTGCATAAAACAGAACAGCTGCTTAAATAGCGCCGCGGGGTTCGTGCATTACTACACTATACGACTACACGCTAAAATATTTTTATATTATTTTTGGAAGTTTAAATTTTTTGTGCATCTTTGCAATCCCAAAACGGGAATGGCTTCGTAGCTCAACTGAATAGAGCATCTGACTACGGATCAGAAGGTTTCTGGTTTGAATCCAGACGAGGTCACAAAAAGAGGATAATTACAATTTGTAATTATCCTCTTTTCTTTTATACACTTACACTTACTTTGAAGGTGTTTGATTTAATTCCTTACCTGCTTTAATCACCGCTTCATTTACTGCCTTCACTCTTTCGATATCCATTTTTTCTACAGCCCTGTCGTAGGTGAGCATACCATTCACTTCGTGTTCCACATCTGTGGTCTGTGTGTATACCGCAATGCTTAAACCCTGGTAACGCATCAGCTGTTCTACCTGGTCCATCAACAGTACATACCTGTCGGTTAGCCTGTCTTTGGTGGGTTCGTAGGCGTACGCATTATTTTCCACCGGCCACATATGTCCGCGTACGAATAGTCCGACACCGCCAAACTCACCCAATGAAGCTGCACGTTTCCCATCAGGTTTAGACGCATCATAAGGACCGACGTAAATATGTGTATCTACGAAGTCTCCATTGCCGGGATCTCCTGCTGCTTTTTGATAACCAGGGTTATTATTAAAACCGGAATTGCCGTTTACTAGTCTTGACGGATCGAGTTGTTTCACCCAGTCGGTGATTTTTTTCACATCGAATGCGCCCCAGTTTTCATTGAATGGCACCCAGGTAATGATAGATGGAGAATTATAGAGATCGTCGATCATAGCGTGTAATTCCTTCCGGAAAGTGCTTCTGTTCTTTGCCGTATCTTCATGTTGATACCAGATTGCCGGCATGTCCTGCCATACCAGCAGACCCAGTTTATCTGCCCAATAGTAGAACCGTTTGGGCTCCGTTTTCATGTGTTTTCTGATCAGGTTAAAGCCTGCCTTTTTAGTGAACTCAATATCGTATTTCAGGGCTTCTTCTGTGGGCGCTGTCAATATACCATCGGGCCAGTATCCCTGATCCAGTAATCCCACCTGCATCACAAATTTGTTATTCAACAAAGGTCTTATCACCCCGTTTACATTACCCAGTTTAATATCGCGCATCCCGAAATAACTGTTGACTTCATCCATGACATTGCCTTTGCTGTCGGTCAGCGCTATTTTGAGATCGTATAGAAACGGATCTTCAGGTGACCATAGTTTAGGCTCCTTTATCGGGATATACAATTTTGTTCCCGCGTTTCCTGTTGTTGCCGCTACCTCTTTTTTGCCGTCGAGTGCAGTTGCTCTGACCTGTGCCGCATCTGCGTCAACGAATACTTCGAGTCTGTTGTTTACGAGATCGGGGAGCAGGCGGATGTTTTTGATGTAATGTTCGCTTACTGGTTCCAGCCATACACTTTGCCAGATGCCTGAGGTAAAGGTATAGTCTCCACGCGGACCATTTTTACCAGATGGCGTTGTTCCGTCATTGGGGTCGTGTGCCGCGACGACGATGGTATTGTTACCAGCTTTGAGGAATCTTGTAATGTTGATGTGAAAGGAGGTATAGCCACCGGCATGTGTTCCGGCTTTTTCTCCATTGACAAATACGGTGGCGTCATGGTCGACCGCATCAAAATTGATGATCACCTGTTTACCTTTCCAGGCAGCAGGGAGGTCAAAGGTCCGGCGGTACCACATGTTTATTTCCTGGTCACGCTCGATTCCTGAAAGTACAGACTCGGGGCAGTAAGGGACCAATATCTTTTCCGTCTTATCACTAAAAGCGATCGGTTTAGCGGGATTCAGGGCGTTGGCCGCCTGTTTGCCACCAATGTAATCCCATTTCCCGTTTAAACTCATCCATTGTTTTCGTTCCAGCTGCGGACGAGGATACTCCGGGAATGGGGCGGTTGCCGTCATTGCGGCCTGGGTCCATTGGGTCGGTAGTTTTGGGTCCTGGGCGAAGGATTGCTTAACAAGGACTCCATGGAATAGCATGACGCCTAAAAAAAGCAGGCAGTTTCTTGTTTTCATTATAAAATATATGTTTGTCAAGGTTATGCTCGTGACAAAATACATTTTTTTCTTTCAAAATCTAATTACGGCTGACCACTGTTGCAGCCCCTTAATATTCAGATGCATCGATTTTGTATTCGAAGTTCGTATCCGCGGTATAAGCAGGTTCGGCGGCTACTGAACGGATCATAAACTCCAGGGTTGGTTCCATACCTGTGTCCTGTTTACTTTCGCCTCCAAGAACGGATACTTCATACCAGCCATTCGGTAAGGATATTTTGCTGCTTCTATGCCGGACAAGTTTATCAAGTGTTTCCGCGGTGAACTTTCGGATATATGGTATTGTAAAGAGATAGATAGCGCCATATTTTACCAATAGCTTATACCCGTCCTGTCTCAGTTGCAGGCGATTCCCTTCTTTCAGTAATTCAGGTGTACCGGTTTGGTTAAAGTATACGGTGTAAGGGTAGTTCTCAATACGCGCTAATGGGATCATCACACCTTCTTCTACTACACGGTCTCCGTCTGTACTGATTGTGAAATGTGTGATCAGGTCATCGGGCAACTGCAATTCTTTCTTGAAATCCATCAGCAGGAACGGATCTCCCAGGAGAAAATAATCTACCAGGTCATTGAGAACTTCATCAAATTTTATCAGGTTCATATTTATTTATATTGATTAAAGAGACGGGAATGATGGCTTACAGTGAATCTTCCACGAAACCGTCTACTTTGAAGTTGAAGGAATCGATATCGATCGCCGGAATCTGTGGCAAGGTAGTGACCTTTTGTAAAAGAAATTCATAACCACAGTCACGATGCTCTATATACGGGTTCTCTTTGTCACGGAATCCGGCGATTGTTACAGCGTATAAACCCGGATCTGCGGTAAAGTCGTCATCAATCTGTCACAAACCGGTGCAGCACCTGCGGATCAAAAAGGACGAGGCCCCCGAGGTTGAGGGTGATTTTAGTTTTGTGTATCATACAGGGTGTTTGTCATTCCTTGCCTTGGCAAAAGTAGATGGTACCTTATGAAAATAGCTATTTATGGTGAGACATTCAGCAATAAGCACGCCAGATACGGGGCATACCTGTTTGATCAGATCCGCGAATCGTCCACTTAATACCGCGAGGTGTTATCTTATCAGACCTTCCGATCATACGACCTTTGTGCGGTGCTTAAAAATAAAGCAGGCACCTGCAGTATTGTACTGTATCGAACAAATTTTAAGTGTATGGAAATGCAAGGAAGTAATAGGATTGAAAAGACCCAGGTGGTCATTATCGGTGCTGGTGTGTCAGGTTTGACACTGGCGACATTTTTACAAAAATCAGGCGTGGCCTGTGTCATTGTTGAGAGACGTAATCGTGCTTACATAGAGATGCGTCAACGGGCAGGTGTTGTGGAAGCTCGCGGGGTGCATATGTTTGAACGCTGGGGACTGGCGGATAAATTGCTGGGTGGACCAGTGGCACAGACGATCGATTATCGTGTCAATGGAGTCGGGCGTGTGTTTGAAATAGTGGGAGATGATCGTATACAGGGGCGCTTCTGTACACAGCAGATG contains the following coding sequences:
- a CDS encoding glycoside hydrolase family 2 protein encodes the protein MKTRNCLLFLGVMLFHGVLVKQSFAQDPKLPTQWTQAAMTATAPFPEYPRPQLERKQWMSLNGKWDYIGGKQAANALNPAKPIAFSDKTEKILVPYCPESVLSGIERDQEINMWYRRTFDLPAAWKGKQVIINFDAVDHDATVFVNGEKAGTHAGGYTSFHINITRFLKAGNNTIVVAAHDPNDGTTPSGKNGPRGDYTFTSGIWQSVWLEPVSEHYIKNIRLLPDLVNNRLEVFVDADAAQVRATALDGKKEVAATTGNAGTKLYIPIKEPKLWSPEDPFLYDLKIALTDSKGNVMDEVNSYFGMRDIKLGNVNGVIRPLLNNKFVMQVGLLDQGYWPDGILTAPTEEALKYDIEFTKKAGFNLIRKHMKTEPKRFYYWADKLGLLVWQDMPAIWYQHEDTAKNRSTFRKELHAMIDDLYNSPSIITWVPFNENWGAFDVKKITDWVKQLDPSRLVNGNSGFNNNPGYQKAAGDPGNGDFVDTHIYVGPYDASKPDGKRAASLGEFGGVGLFVRGHMWPVENNAYAYEPTKDRLTDRYVLLMDQVEQLMRYQGLSIAVYTQTTDVEHEVNGMLTYDRAVEKMDIERVKAVNEAVIKAGKELNQTPSK